One genomic window of Gimesia chilikensis includes the following:
- a CDS encoding winged helix-turn-helix domain-containing protein, which produces MKTIKLPLKSAQRLMVASQKLTGPALDPVEIIEHLGYVQIDTISVVERAHHHVFWSRNQKYSPVNLDQLIESRDAFEYWSHAASYLPMKDYRYSLPLKREFQKRETSWYPKDLKMMKQVLTRIRKEGPLRSKDFEMTKQGKSGWWDWKPAKKALERLFLEGKLEITRREGFQKVYDLPENVIPRTVDTTLPSETDFARYLIQRTLQHHGLATVSEIAYMRKSRTKTSVLTTLDQMVADDEVSQVAVEGVEQTYYALRQSLESIPRGSQKIHILSPFDNLVIQRDKLITLFDFDYKIECYVPATKRKYGYFSLPVLQGSRFVARIDCKADRTNQRLMIHSIHYEKNVDRHKLQKKMESKLSAFAKFNGCNAVEYNLK; this is translated from the coding sequence ATGAAAACGATCAAGTTGCCATTGAAGTCTGCACAGCGTTTGATGGTGGCTAGTCAGAAGCTGACAGGACCAGCTTTGGATCCCGTGGAAATCATTGAGCATCTGGGGTACGTCCAGATTGACACCATCTCTGTCGTCGAACGTGCCCATCATCATGTGTTTTGGAGTCGAAATCAAAAATACAGTCCGGTTAACCTGGACCAGCTCATTGAATCACGAGACGCATTTGAGTACTGGAGCCATGCTGCCTCATACCTGCCTATGAAAGACTACCGGTATTCTCTACCACTAAAACGAGAGTTTCAGAAACGCGAGACGTCCTGGTATCCCAAAGACCTGAAAATGATGAAACAGGTTTTAACCAGGATACGTAAAGAAGGTCCACTTCGATCAAAAGACTTTGAGATGACAAAGCAGGGGAAATCGGGATGGTGGGACTGGAAACCAGCCAAGAAAGCGTTAGAGCGACTTTTTCTTGAAGGCAAGCTGGAAATCACTCGTCGTGAAGGATTCCAGAAAGTATACGATCTCCCGGAGAATGTGATTCCTCGTACTGTTGACACCACACTACCGAGCGAAACCGACTTTGCTCGATACCTGATTCAACGAACGCTTCAGCATCATGGCTTGGCAACGGTAAGCGAAATTGCCTACATGCGCAAGTCTCGCACCAAAACCAGTGTCTTGACGACCCTCGACCAAATGGTCGCTGATGACGAAGTTTCTCAAGTCGCTGTTGAAGGAGTTGAACAGACTTATTATGCCCTCAGGCAATCACTGGAGAGCATTCCCAGGGGCAGCCAGAAAATACACATCTTGTCACCGTTTGATAATTTGGTCATTCAAAGAGATAAACTGATCACCTTATTTGATTTTGATTATAAAATTGAATGCTATGTTCCGGCGACAAAAAGAAAGTATGGGTATTTTTCACTGCCTGTCCTACAGGGCAGCCGATTTGTCGCCCGCATCGATTGCAAAGCAGATCGAACCAATCAACGGCTGATGATTCACTCGATTCACTACGAAAAAAACGTAGATCGGCATAAATTACAGAAAAAAATGGAATCCAAATTGTCAGCATTCGCCAAATTCAATGGCTGTAACGCGGTGGAGTACAACTTGAAGTGA